The Gemmatimonas phototrophica region CCCCACGACAAAGACGGCAGCAAATCCGAACCACTGGAGCGCATAAGAAAGGTGAGGCCCATCGGTCACCGGCGGCGGCGGAACACGAACCGGGCGTGTGATGTCCTGCATGATGGTGTCACCCAGCGCCAGCAGGACAAAAGGTGCGACCGGTCGGCCAATGAGCGTGGCCATGGTATCGCGATCGAGCAGCCGCATTGCGCGCGGTGAGGAGCGCATGACGGCCTGGCCTGGCTTGGGTGGCGGGAATGATGTGAGCAACGCGTCAAGCTCCAACGTGTCCGCTTCCTGCGCTTTGTCGAAGTCCACCGTGCGGCCGTCCGCGGCGTAGACGTACCCGCGCAGCACGATGATGGTGGTATCGCCCCAACTGCCGTCCAGTGGGCGCACCGGCGTGAGCATGTACACACCGGGTGACCCGTTCTGCGAGCGCGTTGCGTGGACGAGTTCTTTCGAATAGTCCGCGACACCACGTACCGTGACACGGCGCCAGTGCGTGGCACTCGTGTCCTGCCCCTGCAACGCGGCCAACGACAGCGGTGGCTGTGCGCCGCGCGACGTGACAATGACATTTTGCGCACGCCGCTGCGACAACCGATCCAGCTGCCAGAGTCCCAATCGCACGCACACCGCCGCCGTGGCGGCGGTGAGCAGACCAAACACTATAGTGCGCCCACGCGTACTCATGCCTCGTTGGTTTCCGGTCGCGGCGCGTCAGCAGACTTTCGGCGCGTGGCGCGCGGGCGCGCGGGCGCCGGTGCGGACGGGGCGTCAGCACGATCCAGCGGCGCGGCAGCACCTGCCTGGCCGGAGGCTTCCCCCTGCGTTTGGCTCGCCCGGCGCTTTACGGCTGGTCGCGTGGCTGGAGCCGCCTTGGCAGACACTTTTGGGGGCGCCGAGGCCATGGGCTTCGCAGGAGATGCCATCGGGACCTTCGCCGGCTTGTCTTCAACGGAAATGGCCTTCGGCGCGCGCGCCTTCGTCACCTTTTCCTTGGCGGGAGTCACCTTGGGCACCTTGTCCTTCACCGGCTTTTCCTTCTTCGGCTTGGGGGCCTTCTCGGGCTTGGCTGGCTTTGGGGCCTTTTCGGGCTTCGCCGGCTTGGGAGCCTTGGCGGTCTTGGGCGTCTTGCCTTTTCCACCCCGCTTCCGTGTCTGGTCCGGGATCACCGGGACCGAGAGCGCCGCGGTCTCGCGTACGGGCAGTTCGGGGAGGGATTCCGGAATCAGCACCAGCATGCTCAACGGGGGCAACGACACCGTGAACGACTGCTCGAACCCGTGGTACGGCACTGCTTCAGCGTCCGTGTGTGCCTCCACCGGGAAACCACTGCCGCCAAACTCCGCCACATCCGAATTCAACACTACGCGATACCGTGTCGACTCCGGGGCACCCAATCGGTAATGCGGACGTGGCACCGGCGTGAGGTTGAGCACCACGACGGCATGATCCCGGCCATCAAACCGGGCGTATGAAAATACCGACTGCTCACGGTCGGCCACATCAATCCAGCGGTAGCCGCTTGGGTCATGGTCACCACGCCACAAGCAGGGCTGTTCGCGATAGAGCGCCCCCACAGCCGCCACATACTCCATGAGGCCGCGCCGACGCGGATCGGACAGCAAATGCCACTCCAGGCTCACGTCATGGTTCCACTCATGATGCGTGCCCAGTTCGGTGCCCATGAAAAAGAGCGATTTCCCGGGGCGCGTGATGGAGTAGCCAATGAGCGTGCGCAGGTTGGCCAGCTTCTGCCAGGTATCGCCCGGCATCTTTTCCAGCATCGACTTCTTGAGATGCACCACCTCGTCGTGCGAGATGGGATTCATGAACTTCTCGCTGTACTCGTACCACATGGCAAAGGTCAGCTTGTCATGGGCGCCTTTGCGGAAGAACGGGTCAATCTTGTAGTAGTCGAGGGTGTCATGCATCCACCCCATGTTCCACTTGAAGGTGAATCCCAGCCCGCCATCACTGATGGGCGCCGTGACCTTGGGCCACGAGGTGCTCTCCTCCGCCACCGTGATGACACCAGGGTGCAATGACTGCACCGCGTGATTGAGCTGCTTGAGGAACGCCATGGCTTCGAGATTCTCCCGTCCGCCATGACGATTGCGCAGCCATTGCCCCGCCTCCCGTCCGTAGTCGAGATACAACATGGACGCGACCGCATCAACGCGGAGACCATCGAGGTGGAACTCTTCAATCCAGTACAGGGCGTTGGCCACGAGGAAATTGCGCACCTCGTGTCGAGCGTAGTTGAAAATGTGCGTGCCCCATTCGGGGTGATCACCCAGCCGCGGATCTTCGTGCTCATAACACGCCGTACCGTCAAAGCGCCGCAGGGCCCAGTCATCCTTGGGGAAATGCGCAGGCACCCAATCGAGCAGAACGCCGAGGCCGGCCTGGTGCAGTGTATCCACCAGAAACCGGAAGTCATCAGGCGTCCCGAAGCGCGACGTTGGCGCAAAATATCCCCCCACCTGATAGCCCCAGGAACCTCCGAAGGGATGTTCCTGGATGGGGAGCAGCTCGACGTGCGTGAACCCCAACCGACGCACATGTTCGGCCAGCTTGGGCGCAATCTCCACATAACTCAGCACCCGGTTGTCATCACCGCGCAGCCATGACCCCAGATGCACTTCGTAAATGAGCATGGGCTCACGCAGCGGGTCACTTTCCGCGCGTTGCGCCAGCCAGCTGCCGTCGTTCCAGCTGTACGTGCTGCGTCCCTGCACAATGGAAGCGAAGCCCGGTGACTGCTCCAGCTTGAAGGCATAGGGATCCGTCTTTACCCGCACCGTACCGGTGCGCGTGAGGATCTCATACTTGTACAGCGCCTCCGCGCCGACGCCGGGAATGAACAGCTCGAACACGCCGCTGGCGCCAAGAGCTCGCATGGCGTGTGCCCGTCCGTCCCACGCATTGAAGCCACCCACCACACTCACGCGGGCGGCATTGGGCGCCCAGACGGCAAAGGCCGTCCCTTCCACCCCATCCATCGTGCACGGGTGGCCGCCCAGCTTTTCCCACAGACGCAGATGGCGCCCCTCGTTGAACAGGTGCAGATCCATGTCGCCCAGCGTAGGCAGGAACCGGTAGGGATCGTCTTGCACCTGCTCCGTCCCGTCGGTATCCGTGACTGCCAGCCGGTACGGCAACGGCAGCGATCGATCCGACAGAAACGCCACGAACAAGCCATGCGGATCACGCTGCATGGGAACGTCGTGCTCGCCAAGCAGGACCCGTACCGCTGAGGCACGCGGCAGGAAGGCGCGGATGGCCACCCCCAGCACCCCATCGACTTCAGCCGAGTGGGCCCCGAGGAGATCGTGGGGATGCATGGACTCGCCCCGCACCAGACGGAGCGCGGCTTCGGAGAACGCAGATGGCAGTGGGGACGGGTTCATCCTCGAAATGTAGGGGACGAACGTCGCCGGTGGAGGCAGCAACTTCGGGAAACCGCCCGACGCGCGGGACAGGCATCCCGTCCCGCCCCGCATCGTCCGGAACCAGCGATGACACCTTCACGGGCCGTTGCCGTTTCGAAGCACTACAGGCCGTGCGACGGTCTGGTTGCTTCCATCGTTCAACTCACCGGTTTCGAGGAGCATATCCAAATGATTCGACTGATCATCGCCACCGTTGCCATCACTGTCGCGACCAGCACAGTTTCGGCCCAGGCGTTCACCACCGACGCGACCAACCGCAGCAGCCGCCGCATCATCGGCGTCCCGGCCCCGCTCTCGGCCGATGAACACCTCACCCTGGCTCGCCGCGCCGCCAGTCATGGCGACTTTGATATTGCCCGCCGTGAATACCTGGCCGCACGCGAACTCGAACGCGGCGCCGGACGCCTTGGTGTCGAAGCGACTATGGGGCTCGTGCAAGTGCTGTATGCCCTGTCATACACCCGTGAAGCCGCGTACGTGCTCGATGAGTTGGCCGACAGCGCGGCGCTGCGTGGCGATGACAACACCGAAGCACGGTCACGCGCCGATGCCCTGTGGCTCAAGGCGGAGGAGGGGCTCAAGCAGCAGGCCCGAGAAGACGCGCGACGCGTTCGCGCATTGCTGAAACAGGGACAGCTCAGTGCAAGCACACAGCGCTATGTGGCTGATCGACTGCGCTGATTTCAGGACGCGGTGACACAAAGGCCATCTCGCGGCGTAAGGCAGTCACGATGCCGCGAGATGGCGGACACACCGCCCGGCCCGTTCACATAGAGATTACGGAGAGACACCATGCTGACGATCGCTCTTGCTGCCCTCATCACTGTTGCACCAGTCCTGCCGTCTTCGCCTCGTGCGGTGGCGCAGGGTGGCGCGGGGCTGTTCGCACCGATGCTGGCGGTCATTGATTCGCCCCTCGAGCACATAGAGAAGGGGCGTACGGCGCTCGTGGCCGGCGACCTCGCAGTGGCAGAGCGCGAATTTGCGAAGGCCATTCGCATGCAGCGCACCGACGGTGTGCTGAGCGTTGATGCCTCGTACGGCGCCGCGCAGGTGTTCACCCTCCAGAAGCGTTTCCGTGACGCCGCCGATGTTCTCGATCAACTTGCCGCCGACGCCAACTTGCTGGGTGATGCGGAAACGGAAGCACGCGTGTTGCTTGATGCGGTTTCGCTCAAGATCCGTGGTCACCGTAGGGCCGCGGCGCGTCTGGATGCAGATCGCCTCAAGCAACTCGTGACGGATGTCCGCGTGTCCGACGCGACGCGCCGCCTGATCAAGGTGCGCCTCGTCTGACCACACGGCAGGGGGCGTGCTAGCGGTATGTCTCGAAAAACCCGCGCCCCCGTCCCTCCAGGACGCGCCCTCGAATACGTCCGCGCAGATTCGCCTCCCCGGCCATCTGGATGAACCAGGGCCGGGCGAGGCCGCGTGCATAGTTCCCCTCGCCCCGTTCAGCCAGACCAATACGCGTATCGGTCGCCACCGCATCATCAACGGTGAGCTGAAGGTGCAGCGTATCGCCGCCGCGCACATCAAAGAGGTCGGCCGTGGCCGGCACACTGAGATCGCCCGCCGCTGTGCGCACGACACGCGCATCGTTGTACTGAATGACCCGTGGGCGGAACAACGCGAGAAACCCACGTTCGTCAGTCACATACACGAACAGCGGTGACGTTCCACCGGTGGTGTCCTCGGGTGTCACCCGTCCGAACAGCAGGGTGTACGCACCGGCGCGCGTGGCGCCCCATTCCCACGTCACACCACGCCAGCCGCCCCAGTTGTGATCATGATACGCTTGTGCATTCTCGTATCGGTCACACCGGCCAGCCACGCAAATGGAACCTGTTGCCGCTGCGCGCAGCGCTGGCACGGCGTAGCCTGACGTAAAGTCACCACTCACGAGCGTGGCGCCGGGAAACTCCACGCGAGGTGCCGGAGAGACGACAAGGTCAACGGTCAACACCGCATTGGTGCCCACTTCGCGCCCAACCGACTTCACCGCATACCGGCCGTCGGGGAGCACCGTCACTCGGCCCTCACCAATCTGCACGTCGGCATCCTGCAGACTGAATCGCACCCGCTCCCGCGGGACATTGGTCACGAATCGCCGTGGGGGCCGGCCACGCTCGTGCAAGGTGACCAGCAGCTGGCCACCCCACTGCTGGCCACGCACATCGCCACCCACCAGGAAGGTGATAAAGGCCCAGCGTGACGCATCGGCCGACAGCACGTTGAAGTAGTGCCACTCGCCCCACGATTCGGCGTTCGCCATGCCATCGGCGGGACGGTGAAAGTGATCGATATCGTGGCGAAGCTCTGCGGCGGTTGGTCGCATCCAGCGCGCATCGCTGGCATCATCGTCCCATGCGCCCTGCGCAATGCGCGGCATGGCCCCCAGCTGGCGCGTGGCCGACGGGACTTCGCCCGACGCACGCACCGGGTACTCCACGCCGTCAGGCGTGGTGAGATACAGCAGCTTCCCTTCCAATTGCGGGGCAGCAACCCCTACGGCGTCGGCCAGCCGCGGTGCGCTCAGCACCTGACGGTGCACGAAACGCGCGTTGGGCACCGAAAAGAACAACCCGCCAAGCCCTCCGGTGGTGAGGACTTCAATGTCGATCCCTTCAGGAAGGACGGTGACTTGCCCGCCCCCCACCAGACGTTCCTGACTGGCTTGCCGCACCATGGCTTCGCCTACGGCAAGCAACACGATCATGACCCCCACGCCCACACCAAAGCCGCCGCACAGCAGCATCGCCCGCCACGGCCGAGTGCTGACGGTGCGCCACGCCAGCAACCAGGAGGTCGCCAATCGCCAGGCGTTCACGCGCGGGGATTCCGCGTATCGGAGGCGACGCGTCCGTCCAGGAGGCGAATGACCCGCTGCGCCGTATTGGCCACCACCGCATCATGCGTCACGAACACCAACGTGGTGCCGTCGCGATGCAACTGACCAAACAGCTGCAACAGGGTTTCGCCCGTTGCCGCATCGAGTTCGCCGGTGGGCTCGTCGGCCAGCAGCAGCGCCGGCTCATTGGCCAACGCACGCGCAATGGCCACCCGCTGCTGCTCACCGCCGGAAAGCTGTGTGGGGCGATGATCGCGGCGTTCGCCGAGCCCCACGTACCCCAGCAGCTCCGCGGCGCGACGACGACGTACCACCTTGGGCACGCCCGCTTCGGCGAGCGGCAACTCCACATTCTCCAGCGCCGACAACGTGGGCATGAGGTAAAAGCGCTGAAAGACGAATCCGATGTGACGCAGGCGAAAAGCCGTGGCATCGGCATCGTTCAACTGAGCCGTATCACGCCCATTCACCAGCACCCGACCGGCACTCGGCACATCCACCGCCCCCAGCAAATGCAGCAGCGTGCTCTTGCCACATCCTGATGGGCCCGTGATAGCGGCGAACTCTCCGCGACCAATGGTGAGGTCGATTCCGCGCACGGCCTGGACTGACGCTGCTCCCATGGTGTAGCTGCGTACCACCTGCTCGCAGTGAATCACCGGGTTGCCGGCGGGGAGATGAGGGAGTTCAGCCAACGGCATCCTCGCGCAACGCGCGCACAATGGGTATGGACGCAGCGCGCCAGGCGGGAATCAGTCCGGCAAGCGTACCGGAGACCAGCAACAAGGCCAGCGACTTCCAGGCCGCTTCCGGGCTCCACAGGAAGAAATCGAAAGCGGCCGGCAACCCGGGGAAATCGCGCAGAATGGCGTTGAGCCACTGCGCCGTGACAAGCCCCAGCACGAGCCCACCGGCAATACCGGCACTGCTCATGAACAGTCCTTCGAGAAACACCTGACGCAACACGCCGCCTTTCTGTGTGCCGATGGCGCGCAGCACCGCGATCTCGCCACGTCGTTCGTTCACGGAGAGCGTGACCAGCGTGGCGACCAGCAAAAAGCCAATACCGAGACTGATGGCCCCGAGCACAAAGGCGAGCTGCCGAAAGTACGACAGCCGCTCTTCCACCTGCCGAATGGCCGTCTCCGTGCTGATGGCGGTGATCCGCGGCTGTGTTGAGGCAATCCACGAGCGCACCGCTTCCACGCCGGCTGAATCACCGCGGCGGGATTCGGCCATGGCCACCGACATGCGGTCACGATAGGCCGGCCCCAGCAATGTGCGCACTTCGCGCAGCGGTAACGCCATGACCGGTGTTTCCGCCGGCACATAGAAGAAGCGCCCCTCACCCGTGAGGACCACCACGCGCGACCGTGCCGCGGTGCGCAGCTGCGCATCCAGCCCGGCAGCCACGGTCATGGTGTCTCCCAATCGTTTGCCACTACGCACCAGGAAGGTGCGATTCACGACGGCGGTGAGCGGCGCATTGGCCTGCACGCTGTCGCGCGGGCCGGTCATGTCCGTGCCGGCATCCAGGACATAGTCTCCCTGCACATCCCCTTCGAGTCCGAGCGTAAAGACCGAGGGGAATGTGTTTCCGGGAAGAGAGAGCGTGCTGCCCAGCGCCGGACTGACCGCGGTGATGTCCGGATTGGCCCGGAGCGCAGCGACGATGGCGGACGCCCCATCGATGGTGGCTTCGCTGTCGAACGGCAGCGTACCCTTGGGGGACACACGTAGCTGATAGCCGCGCGTGAGCAGCAGCGAGCGGAACGACTCGCGCATCCCGGTGGCCAGCATCACCATGTCGAGCAGCAGCGCCGCCGCCACGGCAATGCCGAGCACGGCGAGCAGCGTGCGCGCCGGGTTTCGGCGGAGCGTGGCAAACGCCAGGGTGACGCGCATGCTCATGCGGACCTCACCGTCCCAGCAAGGTGAGCGGCGGAGTGCGCACCAGTCGCCAGGCGGCCACCGTACCGGCGCCAATGCCGAGCGCCAGACTGGTGAGCGTGGCGAAGGCAAAGATTTCCGGCGTCAGCAGAGCAAACAGCAAAGGCGTGCGGTACACCTGCTGAAAGTGCGCGTTCACGATGAGGCTGGAGATCCATCCAATGCCCGCCCCAATCACGCTGCCGATCACCGACACGAGTGCCGCCTCCAATACAATCGCGCGCACGACGGTGCCGCGGGAAATCCCCATCAGCCGCAGCGCCGCAATATCCCGCCGGCGTTCCTCCACACTCAGCAGCAGCAGACAGAGCAGAAAGACCGCACTGGCGACCACCGTGATCAGACCAATGGCCTTGTGAAAGCGCTCCACCACCCGGAATGTGCGCGAGCTCTGCACGGCCACATCACTGGACTTGTGGGCCCGAAAGCCAAAGGCCACGTGATTGATGCGCGCCACGGCGGAATCCACGGATACCGAGTCGGGTACCCCCACGGCAAAGCGATCAACACGATCATCCAGTCCCAGCAGCGCCTGCAGGTGCCCCACGTGCGTGCGAATGCGATACTCGCGACGGGCCACTTCGGCGGGATCGGCCTTGCGCTCGAACACGGCGGCAATCTGTACACTGTCGCCCGGCACCCCGGGCGTCCCGGAGAGACGCACCACGCTGCCAGGGCGCAGACCAAAATCCTCCGCCATACGCACATCCACGGCGATGCCACGCAGTGCGGGGGCACGGCGTCCGTATGTTGGCGACAGCGCACTGTCGCCCTGCCCCTGCGCCGGGGCCGCGCCGGCAGCAACGAGCAGAATCGCCAGGGCGACGCGTGCCGCCATCCGGATTGTCATGAGCCCCTGCTCCCGCGCGGTGTCAGCGGGAGGATTTGCGGGTGCGGGGGCGTTCCACGGAAGGCACGTCGGCAGCAACTGAGGAGGACGCAGCGGCCGGGGCGGCGCTGACAGCATGAGCGGCAGTGGCAGAAGCAGACATAGACTCCACCAACACCTGGGCGGCAAGATTGGGTCCCACCACCGGCTCCTGTGCTCCCACCCGCAGCGTGATCGGCCCGTCGAAGGGCGCCCGGTCCACCAATGTGATCTCCGCGCCCGGCTGCAGTGCGATTTCGGCGAGATAGCGCAGCAACGACGGATCCTTGTCGCTCACCCGGACCATGCGCGCGCTTTCGCCCACCGCGAGATCGGCCAGGGTGCGATGGACGCGCTCGTCCACCACGCCGTCGGCGGTGGGGATGGGGGCGCCGTGCGGATCTTCGGTGGGGTTCCCAAGGGCAGCGGCCATTCGATCGATAAGATGATCGGAGGCCGCATGTTCGAGCCGCTCCGCTTCATCATGCACACGATCCCAGGGATAGCCCAGCACGCGCGTGAGGTACGTTTCGAGGATCCGGTGCCGACGGATGGTGCGCAGCGCCGCCTGTCGTCCGGCCTGGGTGAGCTGTACCCCACGGTAGGGCACGTGATCGAGAAACCCTTGCGTGGCCAGCCGACGAATCATCCCGGTGACGGACGCCGGCGCGACATCGAGCGCATTGGCCACATCGGAGGTCGCCGCCGCGCCGAAGCGGGTCTCGAGCTCGTAGATGGCCTTGAGATAGTCTTCGACCGGCTCCGTAAGGAGCGGTGGGGCGGAGGCGGCGCGCTCGGACATATGACAAAGATCAGCGAGGGCGACCACCAGCGGGACCCCTGACCATCAACACCGGCACCATGGTTCGGTGCCGAACGCCATTGGCGGTGGTCCCATACAGCAAGTCCTGCAGGCCGCGATGCCCGTGAGTCGCCATCGCAATGAGGTCACACTGCTCCCGATCGGCGGCCGCGGCAATTTCCGTCGCCGGGTCTCCCGCCGCCAGCACGGCTTCGGTTTCGTAGCCCTCCGCGCGCAAGGTGGTGCACAGCGCTTCGATGTACCCGCGGTCGAGCCGCATCTCCTCGGACTCCCGCAGCTTGAGCGAGAGTTGATTGCGCGCGGCCCAGCCATCGGCCACGTGAATGAGCACCAGCGACGACTGACACATGGCGGCCAACTGGCGCACATGCGCCAGAATGACCTGGTCGTACGACGAGTGCTCCAGGGGGACGAGAATGCGACGGTACATCAGGCCATCCATCCGCTGACGGTTTGCACCAGCAACCACACATTCAACGTCGCAATCACCGCCGCGACGGCGTACGCAGCCACCCTGAGGGGCTTCGAATTGACGAACTCGCCCATCTTGCGGCGGTCAGAGGTAAACTGCACCAGCGGGAACACGGCAAACGACAGTTGCAGCGACAGAATGACCTGACTGAACACCAGCAGCTTGGCCGTGCCACTCTCCCCGTATAGTATCGCCACGATGGCAGCCGGCACGATGGCAATGGCCCGGGTAATCAACCGGCGCAGCCAGGGGCGGATGCGCAGGTCGAGAAACCCTTCCATCACAATCTGTCCCGCCAGTGTGCCGGTGAGCGTGGAATTCTGCCCGGACGCCAGCAAGGCGAGCGCGAAGACGGCACTGGCGGCGCCCACGCCCAGGAGGGGCGTGAGCAATTTGTACGCGTCCTGAATTTCCGCCACTTCGGTGTTGCCCGTCGTGTGAAACGTCGCCGCCGCCACAATCAGAATGGCGGCGTTGATGAACAGGGCGAAGGTGAGCGCAATGGTGGAATCAAGAAAGGCGAAGCGCACGGCTTCCCGCTTTCCTTCGGCATTCTCGGCGTACTTGCGCGTCTGCACGATGCTTGAGTGCAGATACAAGTTGTGCGGCATCACCGTGGCGCCCAGAATGCCGATGGCGATGTAGAGCATCTCAGGATTCCTCACGATCTCCGCCGTGGGGACAAAGCCCCGGGCCACCTCGCCCAGGTCGGGGCGCGAGATGAACAGCTCAAAGAGGAAGCAGCCTCCCACCACGGCGATGAGCGCGATGACCATCGCTTCGAGCAGCCGAAAGCCCTTGTTCTGCAAGAGGAGGACGATCATCACGTCGAACGCCGTAATGGCGATGCCCACGGGAAGAGACAGCCCGAAGAGCAGATTGAGGGCAATGGCGGTGCCAATGACCTCGGCCAGATCACAGGCGGCAATCGCCAGCTCACAGAGCACCCAGAGGGCCAGCCCCGTTCGACGCGAGTAGTGATCGCGGCAGGCCTGCGCAAGATCGCGGCCGGTGACAATCCCCAGTTTGGACGCGAGCCCTTGCAGCAGCACGGCCATGAGATTGGACAGCAGAATGACGGACAGCAGCGTGTAGCCAAAGCGCGAGCCGCCGGCGAGATCGGTGGCCCAGTTCCCCGGGTCCATGTATCCCACGGCCACCAGATATCCCGGACCGGCAAAGGCCAGCAGCTTGCGAAACCACCCGGTCCCGTTGACTTCGACCGAGCGATAGACCTCCGCCAGCGACGGCGCCAACCGGGCGCGACGCCAGCCCGGTTCCCCTTCGGGCGTCTCCGGCGATGGTGTAGAAGCAGAATTGGGCAATATCATGCCTACAGTTTAGGCTCACCTAAACTTTGTGGCAAGTGAGTGCACGGGAACCCCCGACTGCGGCGCCTACGTCAGGTGACGTATCGATAGGACATCCCCTGAGTCGCAGTTTGCCGGAGCTCGACGCACCCCTTCCGGTTACCGCCATGATGAACCTCACTTCACGGCACGCGGCCACCATGGCGCTGCCTCTCCTGTTCGCCCTCGCCACTGCTGTGCCGGCCCAGCAGGCACCAGCCGATTCGACCGTCGGTCGTCGTCGCATCCAACCCTTTCCGGCCTTCGGCTCGGCGCCGGAAACCGGTCTGCAGTTTGGCCTGACGGTGCTCTCCGTCTTTGAACCTCCCGCCATGCGCCATGCCCGACCGGCCTCGGTGGTGGCAACGGCCCTGCGCAGCACCAAGGGGCAGACCCGCGTGAGCATTGAAGGGGAACGCTGGTCTGCCAACAATGACCGACGCCTGCAGGGGCTGCTGGCCTGGCAGAAATTCCCGCTTCCCTACTATGGCCTTGGCGCCACTTCTCCGGAACAGGCCAAAGAGCTGTATACGCCCACCGGAGTGGAGGCGACGGCATCGGTGCAGCAACGGCTGCGCGGCGCCTGGTATGCGCTGGCCACGGCCCGTTTCCTTTCGCAGGACATCACACCGGACAGCGCCACCGGTGCGTTGGCACTCAATACCCGCATTGTGGGGCGCACGGGCGGACGCGTCGGTGAACTGGGCCTTGGCGTACTTCGAGACTCGCGGGACTTCGTCTTCAACCCGACACGCGGCACCTTCGCGCAACTGACATACGCCGTCAGCGCGGAGGCGACCGGCTCCGAGTTCGCCTACGAGCGGCTCCGGTTCGATGCCCGCAAATACGCTTCCCTCGGCGGTGAACATGTCCTGGCGTGGCAGGCACAACTCATTGGGACCACGGGAGCACCGCCATTCGATCAATTGGCGCTCGTGGGTGGTGGTGACATCATGCGCGGGTACGCGCGCGGCCGTTACCGTGAAGCGTGGTTCACCGCCGCGCAGGTTGAATATCGTTCGCCCATCCGTCGCCGATTGGGGATGGTGGCTTTTGCCGGAGCGGGCACCGTGGCCAGCACGGCTGGAGGGCTCGCGGATTTCGTGGAGGGCACCCTGCTTCCCACCTACGGCGCGGGGGCTCGCATCCAGATTGATGCGCGTCAGCGCACAGCCGTGCGGGTGGACTACGGCCGTGGCACTAAAGGCGCGAGTGGGCTGTACATCGGGTTCAATCAGGCGTTCTAATTAGGCGTGCCCATCATGTC contains the following coding sequences:
- a CDS encoding Nramp family divalent metal transporter; the protein is MILPNSASTPSPETPEGEPGWRRARLAPSLAEVYRSVEVNGTGWFRKLLAFAGPGYLVAVGYMDPGNWATDLAGGSRFGYTLLSVILLSNLMAVLLQGLASKLGIVTGRDLAQACRDHYSRRTGLALWVLCELAIAACDLAEVIGTAIALNLLFGLSLPVGIAITAFDVMIVLLLQNKGFRLLEAMVIALIAVVGGCFLFELFISRPDLGEVARGFVPTAEIVRNPEMLYIAIGILGATVMPHNLYLHSSIVQTRKYAENAEGKREAVRFAFLDSTIALTFALFINAAILIVAAATFHTTGNTEVAEIQDAYKLLTPLLGVGAASAVFALALLASGQNSTLTGTLAGQIVMEGFLDLRIRPWLRRLITRAIAIVPAAIVAILYGESGTAKLLVFSQVILSLQLSFAVFPLVQFTSDRRKMGEFVNSKPLRVAAYAVAAVIATLNVWLLVQTVSGWMA
- a CDS encoding BamA/TamA family outer membrane protein, which translates into the protein MMNLTSRHAATMALPLLFALATAVPAQQAPADSTVGRRRIQPFPAFGSAPETGLQFGLTVLSVFEPPAMRHARPASVVATALRSTKGQTRVSIEGERWSANNDRRLQGLLAWQKFPLPYYGLGATSPEQAKELYTPTGVEATASVQQRLRGAWYALATARFLSQDITPDSATGALALNTRIVGRTGGRVGELGLGVLRDSRDFVFNPTRGTFAQLTYAVSAEATGSEFAYERLRFDARKYASLGGEHVLAWQAQLIGTTGAPPFDQLALVGGGDIMRGYARGRYREAWFTAAQVEYRSPIRRRLGMVAFAGAGTVASTAGGLADFVEGTLLPTYGAGARIQIDARQRTAVRVDYGRGTKGASGLYIGFNQAF